From the Kitasatospora viridis genome, one window contains:
- a CDS encoding helix-turn-helix domain-containing protein, which yields MTTVQPGGGSMVRRILLGSQLRRLREARAVTREDAGYAIRASESKISRMELGRVSFKERDVADLLTLYGVTDGEEREQLLGLVREANKSGWWHSFSDVLPGWFQTYVGLEEAASLIRTYEVQFIPGLLQSEAYARAVFAQSRPVLSEEEIERLVGLRLRRQALLAEGQGPRLWAVIDEAALRRPVGGPKVMRGQLQYLIDIAEQPNVVVQVMPFRFGAHAGESGAFSILRFPEQDLADVVYLEQLTSALYLDKRDDVDEYVQVMERLCVDSLTPEQTIDLLRTILAEN from the coding sequence ATGACCACAGTGCAGCCCGGCGGCGGTTCGATGGTGCGCCGGATCCTCCTGGGCTCCCAGCTGCGCCGGCTGCGCGAGGCCCGCGCGGTCACCAGGGAGGACGCCGGTTACGCGATCCGCGCCTCCGAGTCCAAGATCAGCCGCATGGAGCTCGGCCGGGTCAGCTTCAAGGAGCGCGACGTCGCCGACCTGCTCACCCTCTACGGGGTGACCGACGGCGAGGAGCGCGAGCAGCTGCTCGGCCTGGTCCGCGAGGCCAACAAGTCCGGCTGGTGGCACAGCTTCAGCGACGTGCTGCCCGGGTGGTTCCAGACCTACGTCGGGCTGGAGGAGGCCGCCTCGCTGATCCGCACCTACGAGGTGCAGTTCATCCCCGGCCTGCTGCAGTCCGAGGCCTACGCGCGGGCGGTCTTCGCGCAGAGCCGCCCGGTGCTCAGTGAGGAGGAGATCGAGCGGCTGGTCGGCCTGCGGCTGCGCCGCCAGGCCCTGCTGGCCGAGGGCCAGGGGCCGCGGCTGTGGGCGGTGATCGACGAGGCGGCGCTGCGCCGCCCGGTCGGAGGGCCGAAGGTGATGCGCGGTCAGCTCCAGTACCTGATCGACATCGCCGAGCAGCCCAACGTGGTGGTCCAGGTGATGCCGTTCCGGTTCGGCGCGCACGCCGGGGAGAGCGGGGCGTTCAGCATCCTGCGCTTCCCCGAACAGGACCTGGCCGACGTGGTCTACCTGGAGCAGCTCACCAGCGCGCTCTACCTGGACAAGCGGGACGACGTGGACGAGTACGTGCAGGTGATGGAGCGGCTCTGCGTGGACAGCCTGACCCCCGAGCAGACCATCGACCTGCTGCGCACCATCCTCGCGGAGAACTGA
- a CDS encoding ATP-binding protein produces the protein MGTGTALAVDPDVVTCTLAPRYDAVKTARDFARTSLCSWGLDDLFDDVALVASELVTNALRHAIGRPTAADLPGQQLPQQPGPFEGRLPIRISLVHRGNQLVCAVSDPSSQGPVTREADFVAESGRGLHLVDSFSKSWGWHPLASGTGKVVWALFQAEEAPAGMSSIGLDSSVGRHRRSA, from the coding sequence ATGGGCACCGGTACGGCCCTGGCCGTCGATCCTGACGTGGTGACGTGTACGCTCGCCCCCCGCTACGACGCGGTGAAGACCGCCCGCGACTTCGCCAGAACCTCCTTGTGCAGCTGGGGCCTTGACGATCTGTTCGACGACGTCGCCCTGGTCGCCTCGGAGCTGGTGACCAACGCCCTGCGGCACGCGATCGGCCGGCCCACCGCGGCCGACCTGCCGGGGCAGCAGCTCCCGCAGCAGCCCGGCCCGTTCGAGGGACGGCTGCCGATCCGGATCAGCCTGGTCCACCGGGGCAACCAACTGGTCTGCGCGGTCAGCGATCCGAGCAGCCAGGGGCCGGTCACCAGGGAGGCCGACTTCGTCGCCGAGTCGGGCCGCGGCCTGCACCTGGTGGACTCCTTCAGCAAGTCCTGGGGCTGGCACCCGCTGGCCTCCGGCACCGGCAAGGTGGTCTGGGCGCTCTTCCAGGCCGAGGAGGCGCCGGCGGGCATGTCGTCCATCGGACTGGACTCCTCGGTCGGCCGGCACCGCCGCTCCGCCTGA
- a CDS encoding DUF397 domain-containing protein: MHHTYNGMPATDLDGVVWQKSRHSNSKGNCVEFAALPGGSVAMRNSRFPDGPALIYTRDEIEAMLLGVKDGEFDHLVA; encoded by the coding sequence ATGCACCACACGTACAACGGCATGCCGGCAACCGACCTCGATGGCGTGGTCTGGCAGAAGAGCCGGCACAGCAACTCCAAGGGGAACTGCGTGGAGTTCGCCGCACTGCCGGGCGGCTCGGTCGCGATGCGCAACTCGCGCTTCCCGGACGGGCCGGCCCTGATCTACACCCGGGACGAGATCGAGGCGATGCTGCTGGGCGTCAAGGACGGCGAGTTCGACCACCTGGTCGCCTGA
- a CDS encoding sirohydrochlorin chelatase, translating into MSTAAIPGAPLPVRTPGSRARGRHRRPERPEVPAGSPALILAVPGPATPESVAVAEELMSMVRGDHPGIELLAGWLPGPDMEIPAQMGPTVAELLVSAAEAGVPTPVLLPLLAGPHPLLDQLHELGEQAGAVVTDALGPHPLLAEAVHVRLSEAGLARADRARLFAITTAADGVVLTTAGGEEAVAAAGITGVLLAARLAVPVVAAALDVPGSVLAAVEHLRATGAQQPALAPLVLGPEVDPELLLTASEDTGCPSAAPVGAYPTVGQLIASAYLAVLPQVLPEGGAEEGTQELDGEPAAHASAGAEPSAAQGALEAAEEA; encoded by the coding sequence ATGAGCACTGCAGCCATCCCGGGCGCACCACTGCCCGTCCGCACGCCAGGCTCCCGGGCACGGGGGCGCCACCGTCGGCCCGAGCGGCCCGAGGTCCCGGCGGGTTCGCCCGCACTGATCCTCGCCGTGCCGGGCCCGGCGACGCCCGAGTCGGTGGCGGTGGCCGAGGAGCTGATGTCGATGGTCCGGGGCGATCACCCCGGCATCGAGCTGCTGGCCGGCTGGCTGCCCGGTCCTGACATGGAGATCCCGGCCCAGATGGGCCCGACCGTGGCCGAGCTGCTGGTCAGCGCCGCCGAGGCCGGGGTGCCGACGCCGGTGCTGCTGCCGCTGCTCGCCGGTCCGCACCCGCTGCTGGACCAGCTGCACGAGCTGGGCGAGCAGGCCGGCGCGGTGGTCACCGACGCACTCGGCCCGCACCCGCTGCTGGCCGAGGCCGTGCACGTGCGGCTCTCCGAGGCCGGACTGGCCCGGGCCGACCGGGCCCGGCTGTTCGCCATCACCACCGCGGCCGACGGCGTGGTGCTGACCACCGCCGGCGGCGAGGAGGCGGTCGCGGCCGCCGGGATCACCGGCGTCCTGCTGGCGGCCCGACTGGCGGTGCCGGTGGTGGCCGCCGCGCTGGACGTGCCGGGCTCGGTGCTCGCCGCGGTGGAGCACCTGCGGGCCACCGGTGCCCAGCAGCCCGCGCTGGCGCCGCTGGTGCTCGGCCCCGAGGTGGACCCCGAGCTGCTGCTCACCGCCTCCGAGGACACCGGCTGCCCGAGCGCGGCCCCGGTCGGCGCGTACCCGACGGTGGGTCAGCTGATCGCCTCGGCGTACCTGGCGGTGCTGCCACAGGTGCTGCCGGAGGGCGGCGCCGAGGAGGGCACCCAGGAGCTCGACGGCGAGCCGGCCGCGCACGCCTCGGCCGGGGCCGAACCGTCGGCCGCGCAGGGCGCCCTGGAGGCCGCCGAGGAGGCCTGA